One genomic window of Desulfurococcus mucosus DSM 2162 includes the following:
- a CDS encoding ABC transporter ATP-binding protein, which translates to MGNYTVIAEDLRKTYKTRERRGLLKSTVQVIEALKGVSFKIARGEVVGLLGPNGAGKTTTVKILATLLIPDSGDAWINGYHVVKNVDDVRRSIGVLFSVEKGFYAKLTGRENLRYFAALYGLHGSEADARVDELLRLLELEKLGASDRLFEEYSLGMKARLGLARALLRDPPVLILDEPTLGLDPPSARKIRGLVREMARNGKTILYTTHNMFEAEIVCDRILLIDKGRIIAEGTPGELKDKIGGKRTIIVKVRGDPSLVSAVLRELGFMDAVAESSEDDGLTLKLLTSSPEDDATMLLRELVRRGIGVSSLRIEEPTLEDVFMYFTGRAEP; encoded by the coding sequence TTGGGGAACTACACGGTTATCGCAGAGGATTTGAGGAAAACCTATAAGACCAGGGAGAGGAGAGGACTCCTCAAATCCACAGTGCAAGTCATTGAAGCACTTAAAGGAGTTAGCTTCAAGATTGCACGAGGAGAAGTGGTAGGCCTCCTGGGTCCCAATGGAGCCGGGAAGACGACCACCGTGAAGATCCTTGCCACACTACTCATACCGGATAGCGGGGACGCATGGATCAACGGGTACCATGTCGTGAAGAACGTAGACGATGTGAGACGGAGTATAGGCGTGTTGTTCAGTGTTGAGAAAGGGTTTTACGCTAAGCTAACCGGGAGGGAGAACCTCAGGTATTTTGCCGCACTATACGGGTTACACGGCTCCGAGGCCGATGCCCGTGTCGATGAATTACTTAGGCTACTTGAGTTGGAGAAGCTCGGTGCATCGGACAGGCTATTCGAGGAGTACAGCCTGGGGATGAAGGCTAGACTCGGGTTAGCGAGAGCCCTACTAAGGGACCCACCAGTGTTGATTCTCGACGAGCCCACGTTGGGCCTTGATCCTCCTTCAGCAAGAAAGATAAGGGGCCTTGTTAGGGAAATGGCCAGGAATGGTAAGACAATACTGTATACCACTCACAACATGTTTGAAGCCGAGATCGTGTGCGATAGGATACTCCTCATAGATAAGGGCAGGATAATTGCCGAGGGGACCCCGGGGGAGCTTAAGGATAAGATAGGGGGGAAGAGGACTATTATCGTGAAGGTGAGAGGCGATCCCTCACTGGTCTCAGCTGTACTCAGGGAACTCGGCTTCATGGATGCTGTAGCCGAGAGTAGCGAAGACGATGGTTTAACCCTGAAGCTACTGACCAGCTCACCTGAAGACGATGCAACCATGTTGCTGAGAGAGCTGGTCAGGAGAGGTATCGGGGTGAGTAGCCTCAGGATTGAGGAGCCTACCCTGGAGGATGTCTTCATGTATTTTACGGGGAGGGCTGAGCCTTGA
- a CDS encoding ABC transporter permease, which translates to MRGLLEVVKAEYVFVYGDVLRRKSALVSFLAYPYMLSAFILIVGYGVGGLNAFTEKTGVDPVLFYVSGSYIMLSVMAVSDDLMWRPDFDHWMGTLPYVLLSPVSRAYRYIAIPLPRLTLVVLLGATSVMPVFTVLEGLGGILAGLIVVLIGVLASLSFIPVSMLVMGLLYRSTGENWRVLNIVRPLLMILIGVYYPRQMMPWIGRLVTYLLPPSNSVEAAQRFLATLQLDTYSWLLIGLTVALSIVYLPVGIKGLVAWEGRLRLTGVRTE; encoded by the coding sequence TTGAGGGGCTTGTTGGAGGTGGTTAAAGCCGAGTACGTCTTCGTCTACGGCGATGTCCTCAGGAGGAAGAGTGCATTAGTGTCCTTTTTAGCATACCCCTACATGCTCTCAGCCTTCATACTTATAGTGGGTTATGGTGTTGGAGGACTTAACGCTTTCACTGAGAAAACCGGGGTAGACCCGGTTTTATTCTATGTCTCCGGGAGCTACATCATGCTCAGCGTTATGGCTGTCAGCGATGATCTCATGTGGCGCCCTGATTTCGATCACTGGATGGGTACGCTTCCATACGTGCTTCTCTCACCGGTTAGCAGGGCGTACAGGTACATTGCTATACCCTTGCCACGTTTAACGCTCGTGGTGCTGCTTGGTGCGACAAGCGTTATGCCCGTGTTCACGGTTCTCGAAGGGCTTGGAGGGATCCTAGCTGGGTTAATAGTTGTCTTAATTGGAGTGCTAGCCTCCCTTTCATTCATACCGGTGTCGATGCTGGTAATGGGACTACTATACAGGTCGACGGGGGAGAACTGGCGGGTGTTAAACATAGTGAGGCCCCTCCTAATGATACTCATCGGCGTGTATTATCCAAGGCAAATGATGCCCTGGATAGGTCGCTTAGTCACCTATCTGCTCCCGCCAAGCAACTCGGTGGAGGCTGCTCAGAGATTCCTTGCAACTCTCCAACTAGACACATACTCCTGGCTGCTCATCGGTCTCACAGTGGCTCTCTCCATCGTCTACCTACCGGTGGGGATTAAGGGTCTTGTTGCATGGGAGGGGAGGCTCCGCTTAACCGGGGTGAGAACCGAGTGA